The genomic window GCCGGCGGGGCGTTGACCGCGCCCAGCGCGCCGGAACGGGCAATCGCCTTCTCGTCGGTGCCGAGGTAGGACGCGATGACCGCCGGGTGGCTGAGCACCTCGTCCGGCGGGCCCTCGGCGATGACGCTGCCGAGCTCGAGCGCGACGAGCCGGTCGCACAGCCCGCTGACCAGCGGCATGTCGTGCTCGATGATGACGATCGAGCAGCCGGTGCGCGCGGCGATCTCGCGCAGCAGCGGGCCGAGCGCCTCGGTCTCCTTCTGCGCGACACCGCCCGACGGTTCGTCGAGCAGCAGCACCTTCGGGTCTTGGGCCAGGATGCAGGCGAGGTCGACGATGCGCCGGGTGCCGGTCGACAGCTCGCCGGTCAGCTTCTGCCGGTAGGCCTCGAGGTGCATGAGCTCGACGAGCTCCTCGACGTCGGCCATCACCTGCAGCTCCGACTCGAAAGAGGCCGGCAGCTGAAGCGCCGCGGCGAACATGTCGCGGGAGGCGACGTGCTGCTCGCGAGCGACCGCGATCGTCTCCTCCACGGTCAGCGTCGGGAACAGCATGGCGTCCTGGAACGACCGCCCCATCGCGCCGGTCGCACGCAGGTGCGGCGGCCAGTCGGTGACGTCGACGCCGCGCAGAATGATGCGCCCGCCATCGACGCGCAGGAAGCCCGAGATGCAGTCCATCAACGTCGTCTTGCCGGCGCCGTTGTGACCGATCAGCCCGACGATCTCACCCTGGTGCAGGTCGAAGTCGGCGCCGTCGACGGCGACGATGCCGCCGAAGCGCTTGACGACCGACTGGCAGGCGAGCACGACCTTGTCGGAGACGGGTGGCTCGACCAGCTCCGACCCGGGCTCGGAGACCACGGCGCGAAGGTTGCGCTGCGCGGGCGCCGGCGCCTCACCGGTGCCTACGGCCGCGCCGGCGATGAACACCGAGCGCAGGATGTCGGGGCGCTCGAGCAGCTCCGCCGCCGGACCCTCGAAGCGCACCTGGCCCTTCTCCATGAAGACCGCCCGCTCGGCCAGGTTGAGGGCGACGTTGACCGACTGCTCGACGATGACGATCGTCGTACCGCGCCGGTGCACCTCCTCGACGACCTCGAGCAGCTCGGCGACGACGGTCGGCGCGAGGCCGAGCGAGAGCTCGTCGATCATCAGCAGCTCGGGCCGGGTCATCAGCGCCGAGCCCAGTGCGAGCATCTGCTGCTCGCCCCCGGACAGGTTGCCGGCCATCTGGTCGCGCCGGTGGCCGAGCACCGGGAAGAGCGAGAGCACCTCCTCGCGGGCTTCCTCGACGTAGGCGGCGTTCTCCCGTACGAGCCACGCTGCCATCCGTAGGTTCTCGGCGACGCTCAACGTCGGGAAGATCGCCTTGCCGCCGGGCATCATGCCGATGCCGCGACGCGCGGTGACGTCGGCCGCCAGCTTGGTGATGTTCTCGCCCTTGAACTCCACCGTGCCGCGCTTGGGCCGCACCAGGCCGCAGATGCCCTTGAGCAACGTCGACTTGCCGGCGCCGTTGGTGCCGAGCAGCGCGACGACCTCGCCGGGCATGACCTCGAAGTCGACGTCGAAGAGGATCTGCACCGAGCCGTAGGCCATGTCGATGCCGGTGCAGCGCAGCAGCGGTTCTGCAGGCACGGTCACCGGTCCACCTCCACGCGCTCGTGGGTCGGTGTCGACACGGCGCCCGTCGCCATCTGGGTGAGCAGGTCGTCGGACTCGCCCTGCTCGGGCACCATGCCGGCGGCCCGGTCCGCGACCAGGCTCGGCACCAGGATGTCGCGGCGGCTGGCGACGAGCCGCAGCACCCGGTCGCGCAGGCCGTAGAAGAACTGCCCGATGCCGCCGGGGAAGGCGATCAGCACGTAGAGCGCAACGATGCCCGAGACCGCCTGCTCGAACTGCCCGAGCCAGCTCTGCGTCTCCAACCACTTGAACACCAGCACGCCGCTGAGCACGCCCGGCACCGAGCCGAGCCCGCCGATCACGGCGTAGACGAACACGGTGATGCTGTCGATCCCCGGGAACGCGCCGGGGTTCAGCGCGCCGAGGAGGAGTACGTCGAGGGCGCCGGCGACGCCGGCGATGATGCCGGCCAGCACGAAGCCGGACAGCTTGACCCGCGTGGTCGGGACGCCTGCCGACGCCGCTGCCCGTTCGTTGGCCGCGGTGCCGATCAGCACGCGGCCGGAGCGGGCCCGGCGCACCCCGTAGGTCGCGAGGATCGAGAGCGCCAAGAAGGCAAGGCAGACGAGGTAGAGGTTGTAGTAGTTGCCGAGATCGAAGCGCTGCAGCAGCAGCGGTCGCGGCACGCCGTTGGACGGGATGAACTGGGGGAACGTGTCGGTGTTGAGGAAGTACTGGTCCAGCGCGACCGCCATCGCCAGCGTGGTCACGGCCAGGAACTGACCCTTGATGCGCAGTGCCGGCAGGCCGACCAGCAGCGCGACCACCCCGCCGACCACCCCGGACACGAACATGACCAGGAAGAAGTCGGCGTTCCAGTGCGCGAACATGTTGCCCGCGATCATCGCGGCGACGCCGGCGATGCCGAACTGGCCCAGGCTGATGTGGCCGCCCCAGCCGCTGAGCACGACGAGCGAGACGCCGACCATGGCCCAGCAGAGGGCGAACGCCGCGAGCAGCTGGCTGCTCTCCGACCACCCGCGGGGCACCAATGCGAACGCAACGGCCACGCCGAGGATCAGGGCCCGGCGCGTCCACAGGATCTCGGGTATCCGGCGCAGCTCGCGCGGGATCGGTTTGACCACCGAGATGGCCGACCACGACGAGGCCCCGGACTCCTCCGCGCGTGACAGCCGGCCGCTCTGCACCAGCAGCGCGACGATGATGATGGCGAGGTAGAACACCCACGCGATCGACGGCGTGCTGCGGTCGTTCCAGAGCACGAGCTGGTACATCACGCCGAGGCCTAGCGACGACACGAACGCGACCGGCAACGACTCCATGCGCGCGATGACCGCCGCCGCCAGGAGCGGCAGGAGCACGGTCGGCCCGTTGGACGCGATGCCCGGCTTCACACCCTCGAACGGCGCCTGCAGCATGTAGGCCAGCGCCGCCAGCGCGCCGGCGATGACCCAGACGATCGTCGACAGGCGACGCACCGGGATGCCTAGCGTCAACGCCCGGTCTTCGTTCTCGGCGGCGGCGCGCACCGCGATGCCGGCATCGGTGCGGAGCAGGAACCAGCCCAGGAATGCGATGACGAGCGGCACGACCGCGACGATGAGGATCGCCGAGCTGTGGAACGTGTAGACGTCGATCGTCCACGAGATGCTGAACGGCGGGGAGAACGACCCGGTCAGCGACACGAAGTGCTCGGCCTTGCTGCCGAGCAGCTCGATGCCGCCGAACAGCTGTGCCAGGGCGATGCTGGCGACGGTCACGAGCATCCGCGGCGAGTTCTTGAAGCGCCGGATCGTCGAGAACTCCGTCCACCCGCCGACCAGCCCGCCGACGATCACCGCCGCCGGCAGTGCGATCCAGTAGTTGAGCCCGTGGACCTTGACCATGCCGATGGCGAGGACGCCGACCACGCTGCCCATCGCGCCCTGAGAGAAGTTGATGAACCGGTTGGCGCGGTAGACGAGGATCAGCCCGAAGGCTCCGAGCGCCGTCACGGACCCGTAGACGATGCCCAGCAGGATGATGCCGATCGGCGCCTTGTCGTGGACGTAGCCGTGCGAGCCGGTGGCCGCCCAGGCCAGGAAGTAGGCGACGACGACGACGGCGATCGCGAGGCGCGCCGGCCTACGGGCCCAGTCGGGCAGGTCCTCCCAGCGCCACCGGGGGGCGGCGATCCTCACGACGTCTTGGCCGGGAAGCCCGAACCGCAGCCGGGCGGCCCCTTGGGGATGTTGCCGAACGTCCAGCGGGTATTGGACGTGCCGACGTACTCCCCGGCCTTGTTGTTGTAGGGGGAGACGCCGTTGGGGCTCCAACAGATCTCGCGCACGTCATTGGGCACGGTGTACTGGCTCGGCCCCCAGCCCCACAGTCCCGCTGGGCCTTCCTTGGGCGGGAACTGGAACATTCCCTGCTGGAAGGTCTGCGGCGTGAGATCGGGCCCGGCCATCTGGATGCCGATGGCGAGCATGTCCATCTGCAGGTAGATGAGGTTGACGAAGTAGGCCGGTTCGCTGTTCGGTTCGACGCTCTTGTACGCCGCATAACCGATCGTCTGCGTGTAGGGCACCGTCGGCGCGTTGGGACTGACGCCGAAGGCGTGCGACTGGAATGCCTGGTTGTAGAGCTGCCCGACGTAGTCCTGATCGGTGAGCGCGGTGCCCGTGATGACGAACTCCGGGAAGTAGCCCTGCTGCGAGCCCTGACCGGACAGGTAGACCGGGAAGATCGGGTCGCAGCCGCAGAGGATCGTCGTGACGCCGTCGGCCTTGAGCTTGGAGATCAGGTTGGCCGCCTGCTGCGACATCGTGCCGAGGTCGAGCGTGTAGGTGTACTTCGTGCCCTGGCAGCCGTGCGCAGCCATGTACTGCTTCGCCACGTCGACGGAGACCTGGTACCAGGAGTTCTCCGGCGCCAGCAGCGCGAACTTGCGCGGCTTGTTCTGCACGGCGCCGCCGGCGTACTTCGCCGGGCTGCCGTCCGGGCAGAGCTTCTGCACGGCGTAGTCGGCCGCGATCTGCGCGACGTCGGTGCCGTCGGTCGAGACGGACCAGGCGTAGGGCGCGTGCTGCTGGTGCCACTGCCGCGACAGGTACGGGTCGCCGAACGCCATGATTCCCTGCTTGGCCAGGTCGTCGGCGTAGGGCTCGGACTCGGCCGACAGGTCGCCGAACACGTGCATCGACTTCGCGGTCAACGAGTCGGCCTCGGCCTGGGCCTGGCCCTGCCCTAGCAGCTCGTTGGTGAGCGATCCCTTGCCGGTGTAGAAGTGCACCGCGATCTTGCGACCGTAGAACTGGAAGTGCGAGTTGAAGTACTTCGCCAGCGCCTCGATCGTGCGCTCGTTGTCGGCGTTGGTGTCCTGCAGTTGCGCACCGGCCAGCTGCGCCAGCGTGTTCTGGAAGCTCTGGTCGTTGGTGAGACGGAACGAGATGTTGATGGTGTCTTTGGTGACGCCCATGGAGGTCGCGCCACCGTTGTCGCCGGAGAAAGTGCGGCACGGCGGTGAGTAGGGGTCACCAGGGACCTGGTCGGTGCGGCCGGTGCAGCCGCCGACCTTCGCGCCACCGGTGACCGTGTGCCCGCTCGTGCCTTTCGTCCCCGAGGTGGAGCCCGGCGTGCCCGGCAGCTTCGTCGACGAACCGCCGCTCGTGGCGCCGGTGCCCGTGCCGGTGCCGGTGTTGCCGGTGCCGGACGACGTGCTGACGCTGGTGTTGCCGCTCGCCGCGGTCGTCTTCGGCACGCGGCTCGGCACCTGCCAGGCGATGAGCGCCATGATGACGGCGAAGATCGCGACGGGGCCGTAGCCGCGGAGCAACCGATGCGCGACACCCACTCCGTCGCCGTTGCTGCTGCCGTTGCCTGCGGAGGAAGCCATGCTCACCTAGTCCTCGAACGCCGCCCGCACGCGGGTACGGCGGATCATGCGGCGGTCCGCCTCGGCTAGCAGCAGCACCGCGGCGAGTCCCGCGAGCCCGAGCTCGAGCAGCGGTCCGCCGTCGGCGAAACCAGTCGCGGCGGTCGGCTGGGCCACGGTCGGTGCCCCTCCCGAGTCACCGTTGCCTGCGGAGGACGAAGCCGACGGCAGGCTGACCTGCGGCGCACTGCCCAGGTCTGCGCCCGTCCCGAAGCTGCCCGGGGTGCCGGGCGTGCCGGGGACGAACTGCGAGATGCCGGGCAGCGAACCGAAGCCGCCCAGGCCGAGGTTGAAGGGGTTGGCCTTGAGCTCGGAGCTGCTGGAGTTGACGCCCCCGAAAGCCGCGTTGAAGTAGCCGGCGCCGCTGATCGACGCGAGCGCGACGTCGGCGACGGTGATCGGCGTCTCCGATTTGCACAACGCCTGCTGCAGCTGGTCGGGCTCGGGCGGGCCGAAGCCGCTCTCGAGTCCCGTCTTCACCGGGTTGGTCACCGGCGCGACGCCGTTGAGGATCGAGTCGATGATCGTGTCGCGGTTCTTGTTCGGCACGACCCGCAGCTCGAGCGGGGTGACGGCCTCGATGCCCCCCGAGTTGGTGACCTGCGGGAGTTGGAGCTCCATGCCGAGGTTGGTGAGGACCTGGTTGACCGCGGTCTGCACCTGGTCGATGTTCGACGTCGGCACCGACTGGCCGGCGATGACGGCCCGCCCGATGCTGAAGGAACCGGTCGGCTTGCCAGTGCCGCTGGAGGGATAGACCGACGACCAGTGCAGGCCCTGCAGCACGACGGCGCCCGCGCCGAGGCTGAGGGAGGCGACGTCGCTGGTCGCGCCGGCCTCGCGCTGGCCGTCGACGATGCCGGACCAAGCCTTCGTCGCGGTGCCCGCCACCTGGAAGATCGCCGCGTCGACCGGCTGGAAGGTCGTGTCGGCCTCGGCGTACGGGGTGGCATTGGCCATGCCGTGCTCGGTAGAGCCGTAGGTCTTCGTGGGGTCGCTCTCGGTCTCGCCCTGCGAGGCGCCCGGCTGCCCGGCCTCGACGATGAGGGGTGAGGGCACCGCCCCGGCGACCGTCGCGTTGGGCGGCTGGCCGCAGCTGTAGCCCTTCATCGACGTGCCCACGGCGCCGAGGTCGAGGCCGAGGGACTGCGCCCGCGCGTAGGTGTTGGTGTGGCCGGCCAGCGCCTCGCCGAGGACGACGCCGACGGCGAGAGAACCCTCGTGCGGCGTCACTTGCAGGGCCTGCGCGTAGGAGCTGCCCTGCCCGGGAGCAACGTCGGCGGCGGCAGGGCCCACCCCGACCGCCGCGAGGCCACCGGTGGAGATCAGCGTGGCCGACGCGGCCAGCAGGACGTAGCGGACACGCCGCAGCCGCGTGCTGCGCCCACGCCCGGGATGTTCTCCCGGGGCGTGCTCGCGTCCCGATGACGTGCCGTCGCTGCGCATGACGCTCGTGGATCCCTCGCCTAGCGATGTCGGTAGTTGATTCATAGTGACCCGGGTCACAGCCTGTGACTAGACAGGTTGGATCGGGTGTGACAGCGAAATGTTGGCATTAGTCCGAATCGATGTCACTGCCCCTCCCCGGCGCGCTGTGGGATTCTGCGCGGCATGGACGGCATCCACGACATGGGCGGGCGCCAGGGGTTCGGTCCGGTCGGCGCGCGGACGGATGAGCCGGTGTTCGCCGCCGACTGGGAGCGCCACGCGTTCGCGCTGTCCGGCGTGCTGCTGCTCCACGGCCTGGCGACGATGAGCAGCTTCCGCCACGCGATAGAGCGCATGGACCCCGGTCATTACCTGACGTCGTCCTACT from Mycobacteriales bacterium includes these protein-coding regions:
- a CDS encoding ATP-binding cassette domain-containing protein yields the protein MTVPAEPLLRCTGIDMAYGSVQILFDVDFEVMPGEVVALLGTNGAGKSTLLKGICGLVRPKRGTVEFKGENITKLAADVTARRGIGMMPGGKAIFPTLSVAENLRMAAWLVRENAAYVEEAREEVLSLFPVLGHRRDQMAGNLSGGEQQMLALGSALMTRPELLMIDELSLGLAPTVVAELLEVVEEVHRRGTTIVIVEQSVNVALNLAERAVFMEKGQVRFEGPAAELLERPDILRSVFIAGAAVGTGEAPAPAQRNLRAVVSEPGSELVEPPVSDKVVLACQSVVKRFGGIVAVDGADFDLHQGEIVGLIGHNGAGKTTLMDCISGFLRVDGGRIILRGVDVTDWPPHLRATGAMGRSFQDAMLFPTLTVEETIAVAREQHVASRDMFAAALQLPASFESELQVMADVEELVELMHLEAYRQKLTGELSTGTRRIVDLACILAQDPKVLLLDEPSGGVAQKETEALGPLLREIAARTGCSIVIIEHDMPLVSGLCDRLVALELGSVIAEGPPDEVLSHPAVIASYLGTDEKAIARSGALGAVNAPPA
- a CDS encoding ABC transporter permease, whose translation is MRIAAPRWRWEDLPDWARRPARLAIAVVVVAYFLAWAATGSHGYVHDKAPIGIILLGIVYGSVTALGAFGLILVYRANRFINFSQGAMGSVVGVLAIGMVKVHGLNYWIALPAAVIVGGLVGGWTEFSTIRRFKNSPRMLVTVASIALAQLFGGIELLGSKAEHFVSLTGSFSPPFSISWTIDVYTFHSSAILIVAVVPLVIAFLGWFLLRTDAGIAVRAAAENEDRALTLGIPVRRLSTIVWVIAGALAALAYMLQAPFEGVKPGIASNGPTVLLPLLAAAVIARMESLPVAFVSSLGLGVMYQLVLWNDRSTPSIAWVFYLAIIIVALLVQSGRLSRAEESGASSWSAISVVKPIPRELRRIPEILWTRRALILGVAVAFALVPRGWSESSQLLAAFALCWAMVGVSLVVLSGWGGHISLGQFGIAGVAAMIAGNMFAHWNADFFLVMFVSGVVGGVVALLVGLPALRIKGQFLAVTTLAMAVALDQYFLNTDTFPQFIPSNGVPRPLLLQRFDLGNYYNLYLVCLAFLALSILATYGVRRARSGRVLIGTAANERAAASAGVPTTRVKLSGFVLAGIIAGVAGALDVLLLGALNPGAFPGIDSITVFVYAVIGGLGSVPGVLSGVLVFKWLETQSWLGQFEQAVSGIVALYVLIAFPGGIGQFFYGLRDRVLRLVASRRDILVPSLVADRAAGMVPEQGESDDLLTQMATGAVSTPTHERVEVDR